A window of the Bombina bombina isolate aBomBom1 chromosome 3, aBomBom1.pri, whole genome shotgun sequence genome harbors these coding sequences:
- the GJA5 gene encoding gap junction alpha-5 protein — MGDWTFLGEFLEEVQKHSTVVGKVWLTILFIFRMLVLGTAAESSWGDEQSDFMCDTTQPGCENVCYDKAFPISHIRYWVLQIIFVSTPSLLYMGHAMHTVRMEEKKKHKEEEAKAKQNINSDSSYHQQDVAVEKVELQYRDELSGRIRLQGNLLYTYVFSVLIRTVLEVAFIVGQYMLYGIFLDTLYTCHRPPCPHPVNCYVSRPTEKNVFIVFMLAVAGLSLFLSLVELYYLIWKKIKEKMSSSSHNPKALRVATIEPEHRSQSCTPPPDFNQCLNSTSDKFNNPFSNTLASQQNTANFATERVHSKDDIGEGQFIHINYTQSAPVSNSSTPHLVSNGYCHGNRRLSKTSRASSKTRSDDLAV; from the coding sequence ATGGGTGACTGGACTTTCCTTGGAGAATTCTTAGAAGAGGTTCAGAAACATTCCACAGTGGTGGGCAAAGTATGGCTGACCATACTGTTCATCTTCCGCATGCTGGTGTTGGGCACCGCAGCAGAGTCCTCATGGGGGGATGAGCAGTCTGATTTCATGTGTGACACCACTCAGCCTGGTTGTGAAAATGTCTGCTATGACAAAGCCTTTCCCATCTCACATATCAGATATTGGGTCCTCCAGATTATATTTGTCTCCACCCCATCCTTACTTTACATGGGACATGCTATGCACACAGTACGCATGGAggaaaagaagaaacacaaagAAGAAGAGGCAAAAGCAAAGCAGAACATCAACAGCGATTCCTCTTATCACCAACAAGACGTAGCAGTAGAAAAAGTAGAACTTCAATACAGGGATGAGCTGAGTGGGAGGATCAGACTGCAGGGAAATTTACTGTACACGTATGTTTTTAGTGTTTTGATTCGTACAGTGCTGGAAGTAGCTTTTATAGTTGGACAGTACATGCTGTATGGGATCTTTTTAGATACCCTTTACACATGCCACAGGCCTCCATGCCCACATCCAGTGAACTGTTATGTTTCCAGACCAACAGAGAAAAATGTTTTTATAGTATTTATGCTGGCTGTGGCAGGCTTATCACTCTTTCTAAGCCTTGTTGAACTCTACTACTTGATATGGAAAAAGATAAAGGAAAAAATGTCTTCTTCTTCACACAATCCAAAGGCCCTCAGAGTAGCAACAATAGAACCAGAACACAGATCCCAAAGCTGCACTCCGCCTCCAGACTTTAACCAGTGTTTAAATAGTACCAGTGATAAATTCAACAATCCTTTTAGCAATACGCTAGCTTCCCAGCAAAACACAGCCAATTTTGCCACGGAAAGGGTTCATAGTAAAGACGATATTGGAGAAGGTCAATTCatccatataaactatacacaaagTGCTCCAGTGTCCAACAGCTCTACACCACACCTTGTTTCAAATGGCTATTGTCATGGCAACCGTCGCTTAAGTAAGACTAGCCGTGCAAGCAGCAAAACTAGATCAGATGACTTAGCTGTTTGA